The following proteins are encoded in a genomic region of Lemur catta isolate mLemCat1 chromosome 10, mLemCat1.pri, whole genome shotgun sequence:
- the LOC123646267 gene encoding olfactory receptor 1N1 has translation MENQSSISEFFLRGISKSPEQQQFLFGIFLCMYLVTLTGNVLIILAIASDPHLHTPMYFFLANLSFVDMGLTSSTITKMLVNVQTRHRTISYAGCLSQMYFFLMFGDLDSFFLAAMAYDRYVAICRPLYYSTVMSPRVCALLLAVCWVLTNAVALTHTLLMARLSLCVAGEIAHFFCDILPVLKLSCSDTHINEFMVFALGGTVLIVPFLCIVISYVHIISALLRVRAPGGRGKAFSTCSSHLCVVCMFYGTLFSAYLCPPSVASEEKDIAAAAMYTLVTPMLNTFIYSLRNKDMQGGLKRLLSRRRIFSS, from the coding sequence ATGGAAAACCAATCCAGCATCTCTGAATTTTTCCTCCGGGGAATATCCAAGTCGCCAGAGCAGCAGCAGTTCCTCTTTGGAATTTTCCTGTGTATGTACCTCGTCACCTTGACTGGGAATGTGCTCATCATCCTGGCCATTGCCTCTGACCCACACCTCCACACTCCCATGTACTTTTTTTTGGCCAACCTGTCTTTTGTTGACATGGGTTTAACATCCTCTACCATTACCAAGATGCTGGTGAATGTACAGACGCGACATCGCACCATCTCCTATGCTGGTTGCCTCTcacaaatgtatttctttttgatgtttgGTGATCTGGACAGCTTCTTCCTGGCTGCCATGGCGTATGACCGCTACGTGGCCATCTGTCGCCCTCTGTACTACTCCACAGTCATGAGCCCCCGCGTCTGTGCCCTGCTGCTCGCCGTGTGCTGGGTCCTTACCAACGCGGTTGCCCTGACTCACACCCTCCTCATGGCCCGGCTGTCCTTATGTGTCGCTGGGGAAATCGCTCACTTTTTCTGTGACATCCTTCCTGTTCTGAAGCTGTCCTGTTCTGACACCCACATTAACGAGTTTATGGTTTTTGCCTTAGGAGGCACAGTGCTCATCGTCCCCTTTCTGTGCATTGTCATCTCCTATGTCCACATCATTTCTGCTCTCCTGAGGGTCCGAGCCCCGGGTGGGAGGGGcaaggccttctccacctgcagTTCCCATctctgtgttgtgtgtatgtTCTATGGGACCCTCTTTAGTGCCTACCTGTGTCCCCCCTCTGTTGCCTCTGAAGAGAAGGACATTGCAGCAGCTGCGATGTACACCTTAGTGACTCCCATGTTGAACACCTTCATCTACAGCCTAAGGAACAAGGACATGCAGGGGGGCCTAAAGAGGCTCCTCAGTCGCAGGAGAATTTTTTCCTCTTAG
- the LOC123645876 gene encoding olfactory receptor 1J2-like, producing the protein MRPENQSSLSEFLLLGLPIPPEQQGVFFLLFLGVYLTTVLGNLLIVLLIRLDSRLHTPMYFFLSHLAFSDISISSITVPKMLMNMQAQQGSISYVGCISQIYFFILFGCLDNFLLAVMAYDRYVAICHPLRYITVMREELCVSLVTASWCFCCAHALLHTLLLVQLMRPENQSSVSEFLLLGLPIPPERQGVFFLLFLGMYLATVLGNLLIVLLIRLDSRLHTPMYFFLSHLALTDISFSSVTVPKMLVNMQTQHLSIPYAGCIAQMYFFIFFTDLDSFLITSMAYDRYVAICHPLHYTTIMREELCTLLVAISWVLSCASSLSHTLLLTRLSFCAANAIPNFFCDLAALLKLSCSDIFLNELVIFTAGVVVITVPFLCILVSYGYIGATILRIPSTKGICKALSTCGSHLSVVSLYYGAILGQYLFPALSNSIDKDIIAALMYTVVTPMLNPFIYSLRNRDMKEALGRLCSRAAFFSQ; encoded by the exons AtgaggcctgagaaccagagcAGCCTGTCCGAGTTCCTCCTCCTGGGGCTGCCCATCCCGCCAGAGCAGCAGGGCGTGTTCTTCCTCCTGTTCCTGGGCGTGTACCTGACCACGGTGCTGGGGAACCTGCTCATCGTCCTGCTCATCCGGCTGGACTCTCGcctccacacccccatgtacttcttcctcagCCACTTGGCCTTTTCTgacatttccatttcttctatCACGGTTCCAAAGATGCTGATGAACATGCAGGCTCAGCAAGGATCCATCTCCTATGTGGGGTGCATTTCtcagatatattttttcatactttttggCTGTCTTGACAATTTCCTTCTTGCAGTGATGGCCTATGACAGGtatgtggccatctgccaccCACTGCGCTATATCACTGTCATGAGGGAGGAGCTGTGTGTCTCATTAGTAACTGCGTCCTGGTGTTTCTGTTGTGCCCATGCCCTGTTGCACACCCTCCTGTTGGTCCAACT CAtgaggcctgagaaccagagcAGCGTGTCCGAGTTCCTCCTCCTGGGGCTGCCCATCCCGCCAGAGCGGCAGGGCGTGTTCTTCCTCCTGTTCCTGGGCATGTACCTGGCCACCGTGCTGGGGAACCTGCTCATCGTCCTGCTCATCCGGCTGGACTCTCGcctccacacccccatgtacttcttcctcagCCACTTGGCCCTCACGGACATCTCCTTTTCATCTGTCACCGTCCCAAAGATGCTGGTGAACATGCAGACCCAACACCTCTCCATCCCCTATGCAGGGTGCATAGCACAGatgtattttttcatcttttttaccGACCTGGACAGCTTTCTTATTACATCAATGGCATATGACCGATATGTTGCCATATGTCACCCTCTCCACTACACCACCATCATGAGGGAAGAGCTCTGCACCTTATTGGTGGCTATATCCTGGGTCCTGTCTTGTGCCAGCTCCCTCTCCCACACCCTTCTCCTGACCCGGCTGTCCTTCTGTGCTGCTAATGCCATTCCCAACTTCTTCTGTGACCTTGCTGCCCTGCTCAAGCTGTCCTGCTCAGACATCTTCCTCAATGAGCTGGTCATATTCACAGCAGGGGTGGTGGTTATTACCGTACCATTCTTATGTATCCTGGTATCTTACGGCTACATTGGGGCCACCATCCTTAGGATCCCTTCAACCAAAGGGATCTGCAAAGCATTGTCCACGTGTGGGTCCCATCTCTCTGTGGTGTCTCTGTACTATGGGGCAATACTTGGGCAGTACCTTTTCCCCGCATTAAGCAATTCCATTGACAAGGACATCATTGCGGCTCTCATGTACACGGTGGTCACACCCATGTTGAACCCCTTTATCTACAGCCTTAGGAACAGGGACATGAAAGAGGCCCTTGGGAGACTCTGCAGTAGAGCAGCATTCTTCTCACAGTGA
- the LOC123646320 gene encoding LOW QUALITY PROTEIN: developmental pluripotency-associated protein 2-like (The sequence of the model RefSeq protein was modified relative to this genomic sequence to represent the inferred CDS: deleted 1 base in 1 codon; substituted 1 base at 1 genomic stop codon) gives MTLTRNLPSREAGTEKSARVREEREGVAENTDSNYDSNKKNFSVKEIDDEESVILTLVPVKAESNLEQQVEPTVSSTSDVKPNKPRKHNNEVHLPPTNEQLKAPPKARCKMPVLPLPTILPPINDVCXDPLRNRCQQLNLSTAGKKIEVFLRLQQHAYPEQKHDIPETFKEARSRSYSRRHRAGTKRARLQESRKMNEKAGETNIVEVVTSAQESALASWARIAAGAAQPEAVNSRSIPAPVEAFLMEASGVRWRVVHGAALAADTKGWVRLQFHAGRAWVPGTPRKMISLFLFPACTFPSPGLEDNMLCPDCAKRNKKIMKRLMTMGKKK, from the exons ATGACATTAACTAGAAACCTGCCTTCCAGGGAAGCTGGAACAGAGAAGTCAGCAAGggtgagagaggagagggagg GTGTTGCTGAAAACACAGACTCAAATTATGATAGCAACAAGAAGAATTTCTCTGTCAAGGAAATAGATGATGAGGAAAGTGTGATTTTGACATTAGTTCCAGTTAAAGCTGAGTCAAATCTAGAACAACAAGTGGAACCAACTGTTTCTTCAACTTCTGATGTCAAACCAAACAAGCCCAGGAAACACAAT AATGAAGTTCATCTACCTCCAACAAATGAACAATTGAAAGCTCCCCCAAAAGCTAGATGTAAGATGCCAGTTCTTCCCTTGCCAACCATTTTGCCTCCCATTAATGATGTGTGTTGAGACCCTTTGCGGAACAGGTGCCAACAACTCAATTTGAGTACTGCCGGcaagaaaatagaagtttttcTGAGGCTTCAGCAGCACGCTTATCCTGAACAGAAACATGATATTCCTGAAACCTTTAAGGAGGCCAGATCTCGATCCTATTCAAGGAGACACAGGGCAGGGACCAAGAGAGCAAGGCTGCAGGAAAGTCGCAAGATGAATGAGAAAGCAGGAGAGACTAATATAGTTGAAGTGGTAACTTCAGCTCAGGAATCTGCGCTGGCATCGTGGGCAAGGATTGCTGCTGGAGCTGCTCAGCCTGAGGCTGTGAATTCACGTTCCATTCCTGCTCCTGTTGAGGCCTTTCTGATGGAAGCCTCTGGCGTCAGGTGGCGTGTGGTCCATGGCGCAGCTCTGGCAGCAGACACAAAGGGCTGGGTTCGCCTGCAGTTTCATGCCGGTCGGGCCTGGGTGCCTGGCACTCCCAGGAAGatgatttctctcttcctgttccCAGCCTGCACTTTCCCATCCCCAGGCCTAGAAGATAATATGTTATGCCCTGACTGTGCTAAGAGGAATAAGAAGATAATGAAAAGATTAATGACAATGGGGAAGAAGAAGTAA